A window of Phenylobacterium sp. NIBR 498073 genomic DNA:
CGGCCTGCCGGCGCTGGGCGCGGTCGGCGGCGCGTGGGCGACGACCGGGGCGCGGACCTTCCTGGCCTTGGCGATGCTGGCCTATATCTGGCGTATGCCCGAGGCGCGGGCGCTCGGCGTGTTCAACAAGCCGGAGCGCGACAAGCCGGCCGAGGTCGAGCAGCGGCGTATCGGCTACGGCGCGGGCGCCTCCAACTTCTTCGAGGTCGCGGCCTTCGCCTCGATGAACATCTTCGCCGGCTGGATGGGCGGCCTGCACGTCGCGGCCTGGGCCGTCGTGCTCAATGTCGCCGCGCTGGTCTTCATGGTGCCGCTGGGCCTGTCGACCGGTACGGCGGTGATGGTCGGCCGCGCCTATGGCGCGCGAGACCCCCGCGGGGTGACCCGCGCCGGCCTGATCGGCTTCGGCATGACCGCCGTCTTCGGCCTGGTGATCTCGCTGGTGATCTGGCCGTCCGCAGGGCTGATCAGCCAGGCCTACACTTACGACAAGATGGTGCTGGCCATGGCCTCGGCCGCGCTGGTGCTGTCGTGCCTGTTCTTCCTGGTCGACGCCCTGCAGGTGGTCATCGCCCAGGCGCTGCGGGCGCGCGGCGATGTCTGGCTGCCGACCTTCACCCACCTGACCAGCTATGTGCTGGTGATGATGCCGCTGGCCTGGTTCCTGGCCATCCATCTGAAGATCGGGCTGAACGGCATCGTCTGGGCGGTGATCGCCGCCTCGTTCCTGTCGGCCGGTCTGCTCAGCGCGCGCTTCTGGATGCTGGCCCGCCGCGGGTTGTAGCGGAACTATTTTTCGCGCGGTGAACGGTCGATTCACGCTGATCTGCGAGGGTGCCGGCCATGGTTCTCTCGCCGAAGACCGCCGCCCGCTGCCTGCTTGTCGCCGCCGCCCTGGTGTGCGGGATCGGCATGGTCACGCCCGGCCTGCAGGGCGTGGAGAAGAACTTCGTGCCGGCCGACAAGGCCGCCCACTTCATCGCCTTCTATGGCCTGACCGTCCTGATGATGGCTGCGTTCCCCAAGAACCGCCGCCTGGAGATCACCCTGGCCGCGGTCATGCTGGGGGCCTCGATCGAGGTGGCGCAGATGCTCACCCATCGCGGGGTCAGCTTCAGCGATCTGGCCGCCGACGCGGCCGGCGCCTTTGCGGTCTGGGTTCCGATGTGGATCCAATCGCTGCGTAGCCCGCCGGTGGTCGAGCGCCGCCGCCGGGCCAGCGACCGGGTTCCTGAGGCCTCGTCGGTCTAGGTCACAAGGCCGGACAGGCCGGGCGCCACCGAGCTGCTTGCGTGAGGCAGCGCGAGCGCGACGCGCCGCATTGTCGGCGTTGGGAACCGTTTCGCGGCTTAGTGAAAACTCTCAGGCTAATCCGCGGCGGCCGCTTTAAGATGAAGGATCGGCCGTTTGCCCGGCGATGAATGGGACGTCGGCGTTAGGCGAGCCGGCTGGGCGTGACTGACGTAAGGGCGTCTCGGACGCCGAACGACTGAGATGAAGGACATTCGTGTTCCATTGTTTGCGGTGAAGTCTGCTCACGCTTGAAGCGTGTGGTTGTCGGTCAGCGATGAGGGGAATGCTTGAGGCCGCGCGGCCGAATTGCGACTGCTGAACGGCGCGGCGCACTCGTCGGCGGCGGAGCCGGGGCGACGAGGCGTTCTTGGCGGCAAGGGAGTCTGGACGTGGCCGCTCGTCCTGTAGGGGATCGCCTGGGCGCGATTAGAAACCCGCCCAGGCTTCCAACGCTTAGGCCGTCTGCAGTTGACCAGCGGACGTCTTACCGCTGCGCTGATCGCGTTCTAGCTCGTAGCCAAGCTTCTGGCCTTCGTTCAGGGAGGCCATGCCCGCTCGCTCGACCGCTGAAATGTGGACGAACACGTCCGGGCCGCCGTTGTCGGGTTGGATGAAGCCGAAGCCCTTGGCCGTGTTGAACCACTTAACTGTGCCGGTAGTCATGAGAAAATGTCTCCGAATAAGAGTTTTTGCGCGCTCGATATGAGGCGTAGCTTAAGTTTTTCGAGAGGGTTCAAGAGGGGCCGCGGTTTGACTCTAGAGTCAAAATATCTGTTCGGCCGAAATTAAATCGCAAATCGATTTTGAAAGCATCTCACGTATTTCAACTCGCTGCGAGCGAAAAATAAAAATGACTTTCCTGCAATGCGATATTGGGGCGCGAGCCGTTATCACCTCACGCTCAAAGAAGATTTGTGCTAAGTTTGTTAATGCAAAAGGAAATCGAACTCACGCGATTGATCGCCGATCTCCAGGCTCGATCAGTTGTCCACCATCACATCATCATGCAGTTGGTTCGCGATAACGCTCGGGAAGCAGGTGACCCGCGCGCCTATCTGTCCGGCCTTGCTGAAGATCTTACGCAGATTGTTGATCAGAGCCTACCTCTCGACGACGTGCGCACTGCGGCGATGAGCATGCGGCAATATTTCGACGAGTTTCTAGTCAACGTCGGAGCCGAACTGTTGATGAAGCAGCAATCCGACAAGTCCTAAGCGCGGCCTGACCGCGCCTGCGCGGCGCGGGAGCCCAAGCTGTGGCCGCTATTGCGGCGGGTTTTGGAGGCTGGCGGCCAGCGCGCTGGCCTACTGCCGCTGCCGCGACTTGGCTTCCTCGTCGCGATTGATTTGCGCCCGCTCATTTTGCCTCGCGCGCTGGTTCTTCTTTTTCAGGCGCAGAAACACTGCAAGTCCGCCTGCGAACCCGGCGACCATGAGCACCCCAAGACTTTCGAGGTTGTCGCGCAGGCGCCAAGCGTAGAAGCCCGAAATGATCGCGTCAGCGGCGAGAAGCAAACCGGCGCCTGCAACGCCGGCCATGAAGAGGCTGCCGGTGGGGCGCGGCGCGTATTCTTCCGCTCTGGAGGCGGCCATCTTGTCGCGTCTCTTCTCTTCCATAGGCGACTATATCACACGCATCGCTCAGGTGGGGTCACAATAAGCCATACTGAGCGACCGACGCCGGATTGGTTGGGGGGCCGAACCTAGGCCTCGACGCCCAGGATCCAGCCTTCCTCGGTTTCGGCGTCGACGATCACCTCGGCCGCGGAGCTCTTGGCCCCGAAGATCGCGCCCAGCTTGCCGGTCTCGTCCAGTCGCGCGAAGTGCTCGGCGGTGACGCGGACCTGAGCTTGGTCCTTGATCTCGCCAGGCTGCGGCTGGGCCTTGTAGAGCGAGGGGTAGACCTCGGCCACGACCACTTCCACGCCGGCTAGATCGGCTTCGGTCAGCGCCTTGAAGCCGCCCTCGAACGGCCAGACCTTCACGGCCTCGCCGCGGGCCAGCTTGAGGCGGCGGACGGCCGGAATGCCCAGGATCGCCTGACCGCCGACCGAGCCGTTATAGTAAAGCTTCCAGATGGAGGCCGCGCCCTTGGCGGCCAGATCCGCATGCCGGAACTCGGGCAGGTCGTCGGGGCCATGGGCCCGCGGGCGCTTGGGCTGCAGGGTGGTCAGCGCGTCCTTGGGCGGGCAGCCCCAGAACGGGAACGGGCCGCCGGTCAGCCGCCGGTTGATCTCCGAGCCGACGCCGAAGCGGTTGTTCGTGTTGT
This region includes:
- a CDS encoding MATE family efflux transporter, with protein sequence MADPAQAALPLGEREIDVVRKETAELWKLSWPVVLSRLGIMVMGLSDAIVVGRFSATQLGYHALAWAPTSVVVTMCVGLLTGVQVMTARRIGQGRRELTGAVLRRGLSYGFWIGVVSMAITLAAGPTFLHVIGLDKDLADGAAKAMLIFALSLPGYAFSVAASFWLEGLGKPKPGAVMMWLANGVNLALLLVLVPGNFGLPALGAVGGAWATTGARTFLALAMLAYIWRMPEARALGVFNKPERDKPAEVEQRRIGYGAGASNFFEVAAFASMNIFAGWMGGLHVAAWAVVLNVAALVFMVPLGLSTGTAVMVGRAYGARDPRGVTRAGLIGFGMTAVFGLVISLVIWPSAGLISQAYTYDKMVLAMASAALVLSCLFFLVDALQVVIAQALRARGDVWLPTFTHLTSYVLVMMPLAWFLAIHLKIGLNGIVWAVIAASFLSAGLLSARFWMLARRGL
- a CDS encoding VanZ family protein, which produces MVLSPKTAARCLLVAAALVCGIGMVTPGLQGVEKNFVPADKAAHFIAFYGLTVLMMAAFPKNRRLEITLAAVMLGASIEVAQMLTHRGVSFSDLAADAAGAFAVWVPMWIQSLRSPPVVERRRRASDRVPEASSV
- a CDS encoding cold-shock protein; this encodes MTTGTVKWFNTAKGFGFIQPDNGGPDVFVHISAVERAGMASLNEGQKLGYELERDQRSGKTSAGQLQTA
- a CDS encoding cobalamin biosynthesis protein CbiG, with product MSRLFSAYVIVDWSAAAKPATGPDSVWIGVMKRDLRFRLSFEAFNPSTRAEAEKKLGEILDDFQKRGERVLVGFDFPLGFPRGLAKALALPGDLPWRAVWDQLDKMVKDKADNTNNRFGVGSEINRRLTGGPFPFWGCPPKDALTTLQPKRPRAHGPDDLPEFRHADLAAKGAASIWKLYYNGSVGGQAILGIPAVRRLKLARGEAVKVWPFEGGFKALTEADLAGVEVVVAEVYPSLYKAQPQPGEIKDQAQVRVTAEHFARLDETGKLGAIFGAKSSAAEVIVDAETEEGWILGVEA